Sequence from the Phosphitispora fastidiosa genome:
TTCTGGTCAGGCTGCGTGAGGCCGGATTGGCTTCAATCCCTGGTGGTGGAGCTGAAATTCTGGACAATAGGGTCAGAAAATATATTAGTCCAGATAAAATTTCCTGGGAAGAATGGATGAATGTAATGACAACTGCTCATGAACTGGGCATGAAGTCCACCGCCACAATGATGTTCGGCAGTGTGGAGACCCTTGAGGAGCGTGTCATGCACCTGGTCCGGGTCAGAGATGCCCAGGACCGTACAGGCGGGTTCAGGGCATTTATCCCATGGAGTTATCAGCCTTTGAACACCCGGCTTGGCGGTAAAACAGCAACTGGTGTGGATTACCTGAAAACTCTGGCGGTATCCAGGCTGATGCTTGATAATGTGCCCAATATCCAGGCTTCATGGGTAACCCAGGGGGCCAAGATGGCCCAGGTTTCCTTAAACTTTGGGGCCAACGACTTTGGCGGCACCATGCTGGAAGAAAACGTTGTCAGGGCGGCCGGGGTCAGCAACCGGGTTCCTCTGGATGAGATTATTAACAGTATCAGGGATGCAGGCTATACCCCCGCACAGCGGAATACGGGTTATGATATCTTAAAATATTATTAATGACATCTTGGGAAATGGAGGGATAATTATGGTCTTCGGCTTTGGGATGCTGGGTGCAAAAGAATTGATTCTGATTTTAGTCATTGTTTTGGTGATTTTTGGTCCCAAAAAACTGCCAGATATTGGACGCTCCTTTGGGGAAATGCTTTCTAATTTCAGAAAGGGCTCCAAGGATGAAACAGAAGAAGCAAAAAACCCGGATGAATCAAATCCAGATAAAACGCAAAAGTAAACGGGCTAGAGGTGATTTTGCTTGAGTGACAAATCGATGTCGATTTTGGACCACCTTGAGGCATTAAGGCGGGTTTTTATTGTGAGCTTTGTTGCAGTAATTCCCGGCGCGGTATTAGGGTGGATAATACGGGAGAAAGTACTGGCTCTTCTGGTGGCGCCGGTTAAGAACCTGAATTATGACCTTGTGTTTATAACTGCTACTGAGGCTCTAACAGCCTACCTGAAAATTTCAGTTGTGGCAGGTATTGTTTTTGCTTCACCGGTGATCGCATACCAGTTTTGGAGATTTGTGCTTCCTGCCCTGCATACCCACGAAAAACGCTATCTGCTGATATTTATACCGGTTTCAGTGCTGCTGTTTGTGGGCGGGATTGCATTTGCCTATTATTCTGTTTTTTCCTATGCTGTAAAATTCCTCCTCAGCTTTGGCGGAGAGGGTTTGGCTCCCATGCTTTCTTTAAGCAAATACCTTTCGTTTACCATCTGGTTTTTACTGCCCTTCGGAGTCATATTTGAAATGCCTCTGGTTATCGTTGCTATGGCCAGAATGGGAGCAGTTACTCCCGGTTTTCTGGCGTCAAAACGGAAGTTTGCCGTGCTGGCTGTGTTTGCCATAGCGGCTGTGGTTACCCCCACGACTGATATGATCACACAGGGCATAATGGGTGGGGCGATGTATCTGTTATATGAGATAAGCATATGGCTCGCTTACCTGGTGCGGCCCGGCAAAAAAAATAAAGCAGCCCTGCCTGAGGCAGCCGCCCCAAATGTTGATGACGGAAATGATGACGGAAATGATGACGGAAATGACAATGGAGACGGCAACGGAAACGACAAGGGAAATGATGAAAAAAACGATAGCGGAAATGTGGCAAAAATCTACCGTGATATTGTGGACCGCGGTGATGGCAAGGATTCGGAGGACCGTAAATGAAGCACTTTATAATTGGTACTGCCGGACATGTTGACCATGGGAAGACCAGGCTTATAAAGGCCCTCACGGGTCAGGAAACAGACCGGCTGAAGGAGGAAAAAGAACGCGGAATTTCCATTGAGTTGGGTTTCGCACCCTTTCAACTCCCCAGTGGGACCTTAGCCGGTGTGGTTGACGTACCCGGACATGAAAGGTTTATTAAAAATATGTTGGCCGGGGTCGGCGGAATGGATCTGGTAATCCTGGTAGTAGCTGCCGATGAAGGGATTATGCCCCAGACCAGGGAACACCTTGATATTATTGATCTGCTTCAAGTTCAAAAAGGTATCATCGTGATTACTAAGACAGACCTGGTTGATGAGGAATGGCTGGATCTTGTCCAAGAGGAAATAATTGAACTGGTGAAGGAGACCGTACTCGAAGATGCTCCTGTTGTACCGGTATCTTCGGTTACCGGAGCGGGTATCGGGGAACTAATTGAGCTAATCGACCGGACAGCAGAAAATCTCCGGGAACGTCCAGCTGCCGGATATTTCAGAATGCCTGTTGACAGGGTATTTTCCAAGACCGGTTTTGGGACAGTGGTTACCGGGACCTTACTTTCGGGAAGATTACGTCTTGGCGATGTGGTGGAAATTCTGCCTGATATGGAAGAGGCCCGGGTGAGGACACTTCAGGTTCATGGGACTAAGGTCGAAGAAGCGCTGGCGGGACAGCGGGTTGCTGTAAACCTGGCCGGCACAGAACGTGAAACCATAACCCGGGGGAGTGTAATCGCTGCTCCGGGGATGCTTAACCCCTCACACCGCCTAGATGTGCAGCTTAAACTCATTTCAGGTATCAAAAAATCTCTGGCCAACAGGGCGAGAGTCAGGGTACATATAGGAACTTCAGAAATCCTGGCTAGGGTTATCCTCCTGGAAAAGGATGAACTGGAGCCCGGCGAATCAGGATTTATCCAACTGGAATGTGAGGAGG
This genomic interval carries:
- the selB gene encoding selenocysteine-specific translation elongation factor, whose protein sequence is MKHFIIGTAGHVDHGKTRLIKALTGQETDRLKEEKERGISIELGFAPFQLPSGTLAGVVDVPGHERFIKNMLAGVGGMDLVILVVAADEGIMPQTREHLDIIDLLQVQKGIIVITKTDLVDEEWLDLVQEEIIELVKETVLEDAPVVPVSSVTGAGIGELIELIDRTAENLRERPAAGYFRMPVDRVFSKTGFGTVVTGTLLSGRLRLGDVVEILPDMEEARVRTLQVHGTKVEEALAGQRVAVNLAGTERETITRGSVIAAPGMLNPSHRLDVQLKLISGIKKSLANRARVRVHIGTSEILARVILLEKDELEPGESGFIQLECEEAIVAARDDLLVIRSYSPMTTIGGGKVIDSAPPKRKRFHAETIEILRTKAKGTPEELLHQFMLSSGQAAHLRDDLARGGGFDEATTEEAINKLTAQGLLRQFTSENKIYFMLDSFYTQKADEIAAALEKYHTVYPLRSGISKEEIRSRFFPGMSNKLFSALMDIYRVDEVISIMGENIAKKGFQPEPQGEQIRLFPKIEGEYLAAGFQTPGWEDIKSAHRLVPAESEEILNYFINKKVLVKLEDNVLIHRANLDKARNLLVGFLEEKGEITLGEARDLLNTSRKFALPVMAYFDKERITRRIDDKRVLY
- the tatC gene encoding twin-arginine translocase subunit TatC, producing the protein MSDKSMSILDHLEALRRVFIVSFVAVIPGAVLGWIIREKVLALLVAPVKNLNYDLVFITATEALTAYLKISVVAGIVFASPVIAYQFWRFVLPALHTHEKRYLLIFIPVSVLLFVGGIAFAYYSVFSYAVKFLLSFGGEGLAPMLSLSKYLSFTIWFLLPFGVIFEMPLVIVAMARMGAVTPGFLASKRKFAVLAVFAIAAVVTPTTDMITQGIMGGAMYLLYEISIWLAYLVRPGKKNKAALPEAAAPNVDDGNDDGNDDGNDNGDGNGNDKGNDEKNDSGNVAKIYRDIVDRGDGKDSEDRK
- the mqnC gene encoding cyclic dehypoxanthinyl futalosine synthase, producing the protein MRKLGKTIAGILEKAVAGKRLELEEGVALLKSDKIILLGLAALSVTKRLHPEPVVTFVIDRNINYTNVCTTGCRFCAFYRSPDAPDAYVLSYDEIYDKIRETVSCGGTQILMQGGLHPDLPFTYYLKMLQGIKERFEIDIHSFSPPEIAHFSKITGLPVREVLVRLREAGLASIPGGGAEILDNRVRKYISPDKISWEEWMNVMTTAHELGMKSTATMMFGSVETLEERVMHLVRVRDAQDRTGGFRAFIPWSYQPLNTRLGGKTATGVDYLKTLAVSRLMLDNVPNIQASWVTQGAKMAQVSLNFGANDFGGTMLEENVVRAAGVSNRVPLDEIINSIRDAGYTPAQRNTGYDILKYY
- the tatA gene encoding twin-arginine translocase TatA/TatE family subunit; amino-acid sequence: MVFGFGMLGAKELILILVIVLVIFGPKKLPDIGRSFGEMLSNFRKGSKDETEEAKNPDESNPDKTQK